The Arachis hypogaea cultivar Tifrunner chromosome 19, arahy.Tifrunner.gnm2.J5K5, whole genome shotgun sequence genome has a window encoding:
- the LOC112775099 gene encoding RGG repeats nuclear RNA binding protein A has product MATMNPFDLLSDDTQDPSHRIEAEQQKSAAPPAAAATKKPQLNKPAQLPTKPTPPSQAVRDARNETSRVGRGGGGRGRGYGRGRGAGGFNRDSFGGENSFADPAGHGAPDGDTWKPSERLGYGGSRGPYRGGRGRGGGFSNGEGGEDGHPRRERHSGTGRGSEFKREGSGRGNWGSQTEEHAPAAEEVNETGKNLGDDKPSGEDDVAADGNKENPSNEAAEKEAEDKEMTLEEYEKVLEEKRKALQALKTEERKVDTKVFESMQQLSSKKDNDDIFIKLGSDKDKRKEALEKEEKSKKSVSINEFLKPAEGENNYNQGRRQGHGRRRGPGPGRFQGATGGYGGGYAASYENERAPAIGDPCQFPTLSAK; this is encoded by the exons ATGGCGACAATGAACCCTTTCGATCTCTTGTCCGACGACACACAGGACCCTTCCCACCGAATCGAAGCCGAGCAGCAGAAGTCCGCTGCTCCTCCCGCCGCCGCCGCCACCAAGAAACCTCAGCTCAACAAGCCAGCTCAACTTCCCACCAAGCCTACCCCTCCTTCTCAAGCTG TGAGGGACGCAAGAAATGAAACATCCCGCGTCGGACGCGGAGGGGGAGGACGTGGGCGTGGATATGGTCGTGGCCGTGGGGCTGGTGGTTTCAACCGTGACTCTTTCGGTGGTGAGAACTCATTTGCTGACCCTGCTGGTCACGGTGCTCCTGATGGAGACACCTGGAAGCCGTCAGAAAGGCTTGGTTATGGTGGATCCCGAGGTCCTTATCGAGGGGGTCGTGGGCGTGGTGGAGGCTTCAGCAATGGAGAAGGTGGTGAAGATGGGCATCCACGAAGAGAACGACACAGTGGGACTGGCCGCGG AAGTGAATTCAAACGGGAAGGTTCTGGGAGAGGAAATTGGGGAAGTCAAACTGAAGAACATGCTCC GGCGGCTGAGGAAGTGAATGAAACTGGAAAGAATTTGGGTGATGATAAGCCTTCTGGTGAAGATGATGTTGCAGCAGATGGAAATAAGGAGAACCCTTCTAATGAAGCAGCAGAAAAAGAAGCTGAAGATAAG GAAATGACTCTGGAAGAATATGAAAAAGTACtagaagagaaaaggaaggcCTTGCAAGCACTCAAGACTGAAGAGAGGAAGGTAGATACAAAAGTTTTTGAATCCATGCAGCAACTGTCAAGCAAGAAAGACAATGATGACATCTTTATAAAACTG GGATCGGATAAGGATAAGCGCAAGGAGGCTCTTGAGAAGGAAGAGAAATCCAAGAAG TCTGTCAGCATTAATGAGTTTTTGAAGCCAGCAGAAGGTGAGAATAACTATAACCAAGGTCGTCGCCAGGGCCATGGCCGCCGCCGTGGCCCTGGCCCTGGACGGTTCCAGGGTGCAACAGGTGGTTATGGTGGTGGCTATGCTGCTAGCTATGAAAATGAAAGAGCTCCAGCCATTGGAGATCCTTGCCAGTTTCCTACTTTAAGTGCCAAGTAA
- the LOC140182422 gene encoding inositol transporter 1-like: protein MVADMGMSINAGTSDYLKKYSKRRISFFQSSYIIGVSFAAGIGGFLFSYDTGVIFGALLYINEEFEYVKKSYLLQIILSMALVGAIFGTAIGGYINDVFGRRIATRGVRGSRDLALDAWTCSYTGSYSIVLMMFLPESPRWLYHKMAGFKSNEPALFLSLVVAALNAAGTILGIYLIDIAGRKKLVIGSLSGVVGTLILLSVSCIIIGNENKRQVFGWLVIAGLGVYILFFTLGMGPVPWTMNSEIYPE from the exons ATGGTGGCTGATATGGGCATGTCCATAAATGCTGGAACTTCTGACTATTTGAAGAAGTATTCAAAACGTAGAATATCATTTTTTCAAAGCTCTTACATTATTGGAGTTTCTTTTGCTGCTGGCATTGGTGGTTTTCTCTTTAGTTATGATActg GTGTAATATTTGGTGCTCTCTTGTATATAAATGAGGAGTTTGAATATGTCAAGAAGAGCTATTTACTTCAG ATAATTCTTAGCATGGCTTTGGTTGGAGCAATTTTTGGCACCGCCATAGGTGGTTACATTAACGATGTCTTCGGACGTAGAATTGCtactaggggtgttcgcg GTTCCAGGGACTTGGCGTTGGATGCTTGGACTTGCAGCTACACCGGCTCTTATTCAATTGTTCTCATGATGTTTCTTCCTGAGTCTCCTAGATGGCTCTACCATAAG ATGGCGGGCTTCAAGTCCAATGAACCAGCATTGTTCTTGTCACTTGTTGTTGCAGCCTTAAATGCTGCTGGCACAATTTTGGGCATTTACCTAATTGACATTGCTGGAAGAAAAAAGCTTGTTATTGGAAGCTTGTCGGGTGTGGTTGGAACCTTAATCCTCCTCTCTGTGTCTTGTATTATTATAGGAAATGAGAACAAAAGACAAGTTTTTGGATGGCTTGTTATTGCaggtttgggtgtgtatattttATTCTTTACACTTGGAATGGGACCTGTTCCTTGGACTATGAACTCAGAGATATACCCTGAATAA
- the LOC112775466 gene encoding uncharacterized protein, translating to MVMPLSLSLTSTFAHFHFSFSLKTSLFLRRARVNLPLYPRRSTRTRISFACGASSMEESPSSLDSLTHRLSTHTLQSHSKKKLHLLDWDHSFVKELPSDPRIDSFPREVLHACYTKVSPSAEVDDPQLVAWSEPVADLLDLDHKEFERPDFPHIFSGATPLVGALPYAQCYGGHQFGMWAGQLGDGRAITLGEILNSKSERWELQLKGAGKTPYSRFADGLAVLRSSIREFLCSEAMHHLGIPTTRALCLVTTGKLVTRDMFYDGNPKEEPGAIVCRVAQSFLRFGSYQIHASRGEEDLGIVRDLADYAIRHHFPHIENMSKSEGLSFSTGDEDHSVVDLTSNKYAAWVVEVAERTASLIAKWQGVGFTHGVLNTDNMSILGLTIDYGPFGFLDAFDPSFTPNTTDLPGRRYCFANQPDIGLWNLAQFTTTLSAAQLINEKEANYAMERYGTKFMDDYQAIMTKKLGLPKYNKQLISKLLSNMAVDKVDYTNFFRTLSNIKADTSIPDDELLIPLKSVLLDIGNERKEAWTSWLKAYIHELSTSDISDDQRKASMNSVNPKFILRNYLCQTAIDAAEIGDFSEVRRLLKLVEHPFDEQPGMEKYARLPPAWAYRPGVCMLSCSS from the exons ATGGTAATGCCGCTGTCTCTGAGCCTCACGAGTACCTTCGCCCATTTtcatttctctttctctctcaaaacATCACTCTTTCTGCGACGCGCCAGGGTCAATTTACCATTGTACCCTCGCCGCTCCACTCGCACTCGAATCTCATTTGCATGCGGAGCATCTTCCATGGAGGAATCCCCCTCCTCCCTTGACTCCCTCACCCACCGCCTCTCCACTCACACTCTCCAATCCCACTCCAAGAAGAAGCTCCACCTTCTCGATTGGGACCATTCCTTCGTCAAAGAACTTCCCTCTGATCCCAGAATCGATTCCTTCCCTAGAGAG GTGCTGCATGCTTGTTATACCAAGGTTTCACCCTCAGCTGAGGTAGATGATCCCCAACTTGTAGCGTGGTCCGAACCCGTTGCTGACCTCCTTGATTTGGACCATAAAGA ATTTGAAAGGCCTGATTTTCCCCATATTTTCTCTGGTGCAACACCATTGGTTGGAGC GTTGCCTTATGCTCAGTGCTATGGTGGACATCAATTTGGTATGTGGGCTGGGCAGTTGGGGGATGGTAGGGCAATTACGCTGGGGGAAATACTGAACTCAAAGTCTGAAAGGTGGGAGCTACAACTCAAAGGTGCTGGGAAGACTCCTTACAGTCGTTTTGCTGATGGCCTTGCGGTGCTACGTAGTAGTATACGGGAGTTCCTTTGTAGTGAAGCAATGCACCACCTGGGGATTCCAACAACCCGCGCCCTTTGTCTTGTGACCACTGGGAAGCTGGTCACTCGAGACATGTTTTATGA TGGCAACCCGAAGGAAGAACCTGGTGCAATTGTATGCAGAGTTGCCCAATCTTTTCTCCGTTTCGGGTCATACCAAATACATGCCTCCAGAGGTGAAGAGGATCTAGGTATTGTCCGTGATTTGGCAGACTATGCTATTAGACACCATTTTCCTCATATTGAGAACATGAGTAAGAGTGAAGGCTTATCTTTTAGCACTGGTGATGAAGATCATTCTGTTGTGGATCTTACTTCAAACAAGTATGCAG CTTGGGTGGTGGAGGTTGCCGAACGTACCGCTTCCTTGATTGCGAAATGGCAGGGGGTTGGTTTCACTCACGGTGTGCTGAACACTGATAACATGAGCATTTTGGGTCTTACTATCGATTATGGTCCATTTGGCTTTTTGGATGCTTTTGATCCTAGCTTTACCCCAAATACCACAGATCTTCCAGGTAGAAGATACTGTTTTGCAAACCAGCCTGACATTGGTTTGTGGAATCTTGCACAATTCACAACAACTCTATCAGCTGCTCAACTAATAAATGAGAAAGAGGCGAATTATGCGATGGAAAG GTATGGAACGAAATTTATGGATGATTATCAAGCTATAATGACCAAGAAGCTTGGCCTTCCTAAATATAATAAGCAGCTGATCAGTAAACTTCTTAGTAATATGGCTGTAGATAAGGTTGATTACACAAACTTCTTTCGGACACTTTCAAATATTAAAGCAGATACCAGCATTCCAGATGATGAGTTGTTGATCCCACTGAAGTCTGTACTATTAGATATCGGCAACGAGCGGAAGGAAGCATGGACCAGTTGGTTGAAGGCTTACATACACGAG CTCTCGACCAGTGACATTTCCGATGATCAGAGGAAGGCCTCGATGAATTCCGTTAACCCTAAATTTATTCTCAGAAACTATCTGTGCCAGACTGCAATCGATGCTGCAGAAATAGGTGATTTTAGCGAAGTTCGCCGGTTGCTCAAGTTAGTAGAGCATCCCTTTGATGAGCAGCCAGGAATGGAAAAATATGCCCGGTTGCCGCCAGCATGGGCATATCGACCCGGTGTGTGTATGCTTTCCTGCTCTTCCTGA